One window of Cellulomonas shaoxiangyii genomic DNA carries:
- a CDS encoding phosphoadenylyl-sulfate reductase: protein MSAATRALADLSPDELRALAEQAGRELEGAHPADVLRWAADRFGRDLVVASSMGDEVLVDLAAKVVPGIDVIFLDTGYHFAETIGTRDYYADFTDVRLRTVLPLVTVEQQDAVHGPRLHERNPDLCCALRKVEPLERGLAPYTAWVTGMRREDAPTRSDIPAVGWDAKRSKVKLNPIAAWTQDDVDAYVDEHHVVLNPLREAGYASIGCAPCTRPVAAGEDARAGRWAGRNKTECGLHT from the coding sequence GTGAGCGCCGCGACCCGCGCGCTGGCGGACCTCTCCCCCGACGAGCTGCGCGCCCTGGCGGAGCAGGCGGGCCGCGAGCTCGAGGGCGCGCACCCGGCGGACGTCCTGCGCTGGGCGGCCGACCGGTTCGGCCGCGACCTCGTCGTCGCGTCCTCGATGGGCGACGAGGTGCTGGTCGACCTCGCGGCGAAGGTCGTGCCGGGCATCGACGTGATCTTCCTCGACACGGGCTACCACTTCGCCGAGACGATCGGGACGCGCGACTACTACGCCGACTTCACCGACGTGCGGCTGCGCACCGTGCTGCCGCTGGTGACGGTCGAGCAGCAGGACGCCGTGCACGGACCGCGTCTGCACGAGCGCAACCCCGACCTGTGCTGCGCGCTGCGCAAGGTGGAGCCCCTCGAGCGGGGGCTCGCCCCGTACACGGCGTGGGTGACCGGGATGCGCCGCGAGGACGCGCCGACTCGCAGCGACATCCCCGCCGTCGGCTGGGACGCCAAGCGGTCGAAGGTGAAGCTCAACCCCATCGCCGCGTGGACGCAGGACGACGTCGACGCGTACGTCGACGAGCACCACGTGGTGCTCAACCCGCTGCGCGAGGCGGGGTACGCGTCGATCGGCTGCGCGCCGTGCACGCGGCCCGTCGCCGCGGGCGAGGACGCGCGGGCAGGGCGCTGGGCAGGCAGGAACAAGACGGAATGCGGGCTGCACACATGA
- the cysD gene encoding sulfate adenylyltransferase subunit CysD, with protein sequence MSTSTSTSTLPAGTAAPAGTHLTQLDALESEAVHVMREVAGELERPVLLFSGGKDSIVMLHLARKAFWPAPVPFPVMHVDTGHNFPEVIAYRDATVAEHGLRLVVASVQDAIDDGRVVEAPGGSRNPLQTVPLLDAITAHRFDAVFGGGRRDEEKARAKERMFSLRDEFGQWDPRRQRPELWDLYNGRHRPGEHVRVFPLSNWTELDVWRYIERERIPLPEIYFAHERDVFARDGMWLTAGDWGGPRPGEVVERRTVRYRTVGDMSCTGAVDSHAATVAEVIAEVASSRLTERGATRADDRASEAAMEDRKREGYF encoded by the coding sequence ATGAGCACGAGCACCAGCACGAGCACCCTCCCGGCGGGCACGGCGGCGCCCGCCGGCACGCACCTGACCCAGCTCGACGCGCTGGAGTCCGAGGCGGTCCACGTCATGCGTGAGGTCGCCGGCGAGCTCGAGCGCCCCGTGCTGCTCTTCTCGGGCGGCAAGGACTCGATCGTCATGCTGCACCTGGCGCGCAAGGCGTTCTGGCCCGCGCCCGTGCCGTTCCCGGTGATGCACGTCGACACGGGCCACAACTTCCCCGAGGTGATCGCGTACCGCGACGCCACGGTCGCCGAGCACGGGCTGCGGCTGGTCGTGGCGAGCGTCCAGGACGCCATCGACGACGGTCGCGTCGTCGAGGCGCCCGGCGGGTCGCGCAACCCGCTGCAGACCGTCCCGCTGCTCGACGCGATCACGGCGCACCGGTTCGACGCCGTGTTCGGCGGCGGCCGGCGCGACGAGGAGAAGGCGCGCGCGAAGGAGCGGATGTTCTCCCTGCGCGACGAGTTCGGGCAGTGGGACCCGCGCCGGCAGCGGCCCGAGCTGTGGGACCTGTACAACGGCCGGCACAGGCCCGGCGAGCACGTGCGCGTGTTCCCGCTGTCGAACTGGACCGAGCTCGACGTGTGGCGCTACATCGAGCGTGAGCGGATCCCCCTGCCCGAGATCTACTTCGCGCACGAGCGCGACGTGTTCGCGCGGGACGGCATGTGGCTGACGGCGGGCGACTGGGGCGGTCCGCGCCCCGGCGAGGTGGTCGAGCGACGCACCGTGCGGTACCGCACGGTCGGGGACATGAGCTGCACGGGTGCGGTCGACTCGCACGCCGCGACGGTGGCCGAGGTCATCGCCGAGGTCGCGTCGAGCCGGCTGACCGAGCGCGGGGCGACCCGCGCGGACGACCGGGCCTCCGAGGCCGCCATGGAGGACCGCAAGCGCGAGGGGTACTTCTGA
- a CDS encoding sulfate adenylyltransferase subunit 1, with translation MGTQTAPQLGTGPRTATATATPGAADHAQRDLLRLATAGSVDDGKSTLIGRLLYDTKSVLADQLSAVERATAARGGHATAVDLALLTDGLRAEREQGITIDVAYRYFSTARRAFVLADTPGHVQYTRNMVTGASTAELAIVLVDARKGVLEQTRRHAALTALLGVPHVVLAVNKMDLVGFDEATFAAIAREFTDYARVLGLPAVHAVPLSALDGDNVVLRSGRTPWYDGPTLLDLLERVPVGRDAGAEPLRLPVQYVIRPRTPEHPDYRGYAGKLASGVVRVGDELRVLPSGRTSRVVGIDTFDGPLQAAEAPRSVTVRLADDLDVARGDVLAPAGEDVRTGQDLVGTVCWLTERRSVAGARVLVRTGTRTVRALLREVDARLDVDTLTVERWDPVDTVRTIDATDTSSDAAPRSLGLNAIGRVRVRLAEPVVLDDYATHRRTGGFLLVDPTDGGTLAAGMVGPTLLDRLVPVRSDERDDDWLAGAGI, from the coding sequence ATGGGCACGCAGACGGCACCGCAGCTCGGCACCGGCCCCCGCACCGCGACGGCGACCGCCACGCCCGGCGCCGCCGACCACGCGCAGCGTGACCTGCTGCGGCTCGCCACGGCCGGCTCGGTCGACGACGGCAAGAGCACGCTGATCGGCCGCCTGCTGTACGACACGAAGTCGGTGCTCGCCGACCAGCTCTCGGCGGTCGAGCGCGCCACCGCCGCCCGCGGGGGGCACGCGACCGCGGTCGACCTGGCGCTGCTGACCGACGGCCTGCGGGCCGAGCGCGAGCAGGGCATCACGATCGACGTCGCCTACCGGTACTTCTCGACCGCGCGGCGCGCGTTCGTCCTCGCGGACACGCCGGGGCACGTGCAGTACACGCGCAACATGGTCACGGGGGCGTCGACCGCCGAGCTCGCGATCGTCCTGGTCGACGCGCGCAAGGGCGTGCTCGAGCAGACCCGCCGGCACGCGGCGCTGACCGCGCTGCTCGGCGTCCCGCACGTCGTGCTGGCGGTGAACAAGATGGACCTCGTCGGCTTCGACGAGGCGACCTTCGCGGCCATCGCCCGGGAGTTCACCGACTACGCGCGGGTGCTCGGGCTGCCGGCCGTGCACGCCGTGCCGCTGTCCGCGCTCGACGGCGACAACGTCGTCCTGCGCTCGGGCCGCACGCCCTGGTACGACGGCCCGACGCTGCTGGACCTGCTCGAGCGGGTCCCGGTCGGCCGGGACGCGGGCGCCGAGCCGCTGCGCCTGCCGGTGCAGTACGTCATCCGGCCCCGCACGCCCGAGCACCCCGACTACCGCGGGTACGCGGGCAAGCTCGCGTCGGGGGTCGTCCGGGTCGGCGACGAGCTGCGCGTGCTCCCGTCGGGGCGCACGAGCCGCGTCGTCGGCATCGACACGTTCGACGGGCCGCTCCAGGCCGCCGAGGCCCCGCGGTCGGTCACGGTGCGGCTCGCCGACGACCTCGACGTCGCGCGCGGCGACGTGCTCGCCCCGGCGGGCGAGGACGTGCGGACCGGCCAGGACCTCGTCGGCACGGTCTGCTGGCTCACCGAGCGCCGCTCCGTCGCGGGCGCGCGTGTGCTCGTGCGCACCGGCACCCGGACCGTCCGCGCGCTCCTGCGCGAGGTCGACGCGCGCCTGGACGTCGACACGCTCACCGTCGAGCGGTGGGACCCGGTCGACACGGTCCGCACGATCGACGCGACCGACACCTCGTCCGACGCCGCGCCGCGCTCGCTCGGCCTCAACGCGATCGGCCGCGTCCGCGTGCGGCTCGCGGAGCCGGTCGTGCTCGACGACTACGCGACGCACCGCCGCACGGGCGGGTTCCTCCTCGTCGACCCCACCGACGGCGGCACGCTCGCGGCCGGCATGGTCGGGCCCACCCTGCTCGACCGGCTGGTCCCCGTGCGCTCGGACGAGCGGGACGACGACTGGCTCGCGGGGGCGGGCATATGA
- the cobA gene encoding uroporphyrinogen-III C-methyltransferase, with protein sequence MTARQPLLLDVAGRRVVVVGGGPVAARRVRGLLVDGADVHVVAPAVCEDLRDLAAAGGVTWHAREYAAGDLDGAWLVHTATGDRCTDDAVAAAAESARTWCVRADDASASAAWTPAVARAGDVTVAVTAGGDPRRARAVRAAVQGLLDAGALPVRRHRAGPGRVTLVGGGPGDPGLITTRGRRALAEADVVVVDRLAPRALLDELEPGVEIVEAGKSPHAHTLTQEEINRLLVERARAGQRVVRLKGGDPFVLGRGGEELAACREAGVEVAVVPGVTSAIAVPAAAGVPVTHRHVARQVTIVSAHDAETDWETLARLRGTLVLLMGVARLGEHMARLRTHGLDPTTPVAVVEDGTLPGQRTTLGTVADIAARAAEVGVTNPAVVVVGHVAALAAVLGGPAVARPADPLA encoded by the coding sequence ATGACGGCCCGGCAGCCGCTGCTCCTCGACGTCGCCGGCCGGCGCGTCGTGGTCGTCGGCGGCGGGCCGGTGGCGGCCCGCCGCGTGCGCGGCCTGCTCGTGGACGGGGCGGACGTGCACGTCGTGGCGCCTGCCGTGTGCGAGGACCTGCGCGACCTCGCCGCGGCGGGCGGCGTGACGTGGCACGCGCGCGAGTACGCGGCCGGTGACCTCGACGGCGCGTGGCTGGTGCACACCGCGACGGGCGACCGCTGCACCGACGACGCCGTCGCGGCCGCCGCGGAGTCCGCCCGCACCTGGTGCGTGCGCGCCGACGACGCGTCCGCCTCCGCCGCGTGGACGCCGGCCGTCGCGCGCGCGGGCGACGTGACCGTCGCCGTGACCGCCGGCGGCGACCCGCGCCGCGCCCGCGCCGTGCGCGCCGCCGTGCAGGGTCTGCTCGACGCCGGCGCGCTCCCCGTCCGCCGGCACCGCGCGGGGCCCGGACGCGTCACCCTCGTCGGCGGTGGCCCCGGGGACCCCGGCCTGATCACGACACGCGGACGGCGCGCGCTCGCGGAGGCCGACGTCGTCGTCGTGGACCGCCTCGCGCCGCGCGCGCTGCTCGACGAGCTCGAGCCGGGCGTCGAGATCGTCGAGGCCGGGAAGTCGCCCCACGCGCACACGCTCACGCAGGAGGAGATCAACCGGCTCCTCGTCGAGCGGGCGCGGGCGGGCCAGCGCGTCGTGCGGCTCAAGGGCGGCGACCCGTTCGTGCTCGGGCGCGGCGGCGAGGAGCTGGCGGCCTGCCGCGAGGCGGGCGTCGAGGTCGCGGTGGTGCCCGGCGTGACCAGCGCGATCGCGGTGCCCGCGGCCGCGGGCGTCCCGGTGACGCACCGGCACGTCGCCCGGCAGGTCACCATCGTCTCCGCGCACGACGCCGAGACCGACTGGGAGACGCTCGCCCGGCTGCGCGGCACGCTCGTGCTCCTCATGGGCGTCGCGCGTCTCGGCGAGCACATGGCCCGGCTGCGCACCCACGGCCTCGACCCCACGACGCCCGTCGCGGTCGTCGAGGACGGGACGCTCCCGGGCCAGCGCACGACGCTCGGCACGGTCGCGGACATCGCCGCCCGGGCCGCCGAGGTCGGCGTGACGAACCCCGCCGTCGTCGTCGTGGGCCACGTCGCCGCGCTCGCGGCGGTGCTCGGCGGCCCGGCCGTCGCGCGGCCCGCCGACCCCCTAGCCTGA
- a CDS encoding dihydrofolate reductase family protein: MPPALPAYDLLLPRDRAGVLPPRDGEPDLLALFADAEHAGRRHVRGNMVGTLDGGGVGPDGRSNSLSSPADRRLFRVLRALADVVLVGAGTVRAEGYRELPVAVHLRDARAALGRAPGIALAVVTRRGHVPSDVRPGGEPPLVVTGTAGRDAAARAVGAGRVVTVPVRDGALDLAAGLNALAARGLHHVLTEGGPSLLGDLLGAGLVDELCLTTTPLLAGPGAPGLLHGGWRPDPPAGAVLRHLLHADGTLLARWDLAAGRTTRPTATPASDDGPLTPVGSDT; this comes from the coding sequence GTGCCGCCCGCCCTCCCCGCCTACGACCTGCTGCTCCCCCGCGACCGCGCCGGCGTGCTGCCGCCACGGGACGGCGAACCGGACCTGCTCGCCCTCTTCGCCGACGCCGAGCACGCCGGGCGGCGGCACGTGCGCGGCAACATGGTGGGCACGCTCGACGGCGGCGGCGTCGGCCCGGACGGCCGCTCGAACTCCCTCAGCAGCCCCGCGGACCGGCGCCTCTTCCGGGTGCTCCGGGCGCTGGCCGACGTGGTGCTGGTCGGCGCGGGGACGGTGCGCGCCGAGGGCTACCGCGAGCTGCCCGTCGCCGTCCACCTGCGGGACGCGCGCGCGGCGCTGGGCCGTGCCCCGGGCATCGCGCTCGCGGTCGTCACGCGGCGGGGGCACGTGCCGTCCGACGTGCGGCCCGGCGGGGAGCCTCCCCTCGTGGTGACGGGGACCGCCGGGCGGGACGCCGCCGCGCGGGCCGTCGGCGCGGGCCGCGTCGTCACGGTGCCCGTGCGGGACGGCGCTCTGGACCTCGCCGCGGGGCTCAACGCGCTCGCCGCGCGCGGCCTGCACCACGTCCTCACCGAGGGCGGGCCGTCGTTGCTCGGCGACCTGCTCGGCGCCGGGCTCGTCGACGAGCTCTGCCTCACGACCACACCGCTGCTCGCCGGCCCGGGCGCACCGGGCCTGCTGCACGGCGGGTGGCGCCCGGACCCGCCCGCCGGCGCGGTGCTGCGGCACCTGCTGCACGCGGACGGCACGCTGCTCGCCCGCTGGGACCTCGCGGCAGGCCGCACCACCCGCCCCACCGCCACCCCAGCGTCCGACGACGGGCCGCTCACGCCCGTAGGCTCGGACACGTGA
- a CDS encoding aspartate/glutamate racemase family protein: MSGEVGVIGGVGPAATVSFLDLVVRHTDAARDQDHVDLVVLQHASIPDRTAYILGDSPDDPGPVMAADARRLEALGVEFVVVPCNTAHHFTAEVAAAVTVPVLSIVDETVDEVAARPGTTRVGLLATSGTLASGVYQRAAQERGLAVVEPDADDQRVVMGIIYDQVKAGRPADVPALRAVADRLAARGADVVVLGCTELSVVALEHGLLAEPLFVDSLDVLARRTVVRAGRPLRGG, translated from the coding sequence GTGAGCGGCGAGGTCGGGGTGATCGGCGGCGTCGGCCCGGCGGCCACCGTCAGCTTCCTCGACCTCGTCGTCCGGCACACGGACGCCGCGCGGGACCAGGACCACGTGGACCTCGTCGTGCTGCAGCACGCGTCCATCCCGGACCGGACCGCCTACATCCTCGGTGACTCGCCGGACGACCCCGGGCCGGTGATGGCCGCCGACGCGCGCCGCCTCGAGGCCCTGGGCGTCGAGTTCGTCGTGGTGCCCTGCAACACCGCGCACCACTTCACGGCCGAGGTGGCGGCCGCCGTGACGGTGCCCGTGCTGAGCATCGTCGACGAGACGGTGGACGAGGTCGCCGCGCGGCCCGGCACGACGCGCGTGGGCCTGCTCGCCACCAGCGGCACGCTCGCGTCGGGCGTGTACCAGCGGGCCGCGCAGGAGCGCGGGCTCGCGGTGGTGGAGCCCGACGCGGACGACCAGCGCGTCGTCATGGGGATCATCTACGACCAGGTCAAGGCCGGCCGGCCCGCCGACGTGCCGGCGCTGCGCGCCGTCGCCGACCGGCTGGCCGCACGCGGGGCCGACGTCGTGGTGCTGGGGTGCACCGAGCTGTCCGTCGTCGCCCTCGAGCACGGCCTGCTCGCCGAGCCGCTGTTCGTCGACTCGCTCGACGTGCTCGCCCGGCGGACCGTCGTGCGCGCGGGTCGCCCGCTGCGCGGGGGCTGA
- a CDS encoding carboxylate--amine ligase gives MSRRRPTGAQVPLADLLPVILGGDIGAYSLARTFHEAYGVRSVVVPSVSTGLTRHSRILDAVVEPGIDDGPTVVARLRAIAAEHPDRPRLLLGSADWLVRTIVENRAQLEDLYTIPYVDVATLDRVTDKVLFGELCAELGIDHPATVVHDVQAGGTPDTSALRFPVIAKAADTAAYHLVDFPGKAKVFTVGSPEELADLLGRVRESGYQGRFVVQDLIPGDDSGMRILTCYVDQDGKVRFSAFGHVLLEEHTPGALGNPAGIVTGHDAQIADQARRLLEHIGWRGYANFDLKYDPRDGRTVFFELNPRLGRSNFYITAGGRNTAELYVREHVQGLDPLPDGSADHLTAPHLYTVLPMELLLRYVTDPAVRAQVRGLQRSGQVTNPLWYAAENHPRRLAYLAAAQANQVRKYRRYHPWPARGAAA, from the coding sequence GTGAGCCGGCGACGTCCCACGGGCGCGCAGGTGCCGCTGGCGGACCTGCTGCCCGTGATCCTCGGCGGCGACATCGGCGCCTACAGCCTCGCGCGCACGTTCCACGAGGCGTACGGCGTCCGGTCGGTCGTCGTGCCGTCCGTGTCCACGGGTCTGACGCGGCACTCGCGCATCCTCGACGCGGTCGTGGAGCCGGGCATCGACGACGGCCCCACCGTCGTGGCGCGGCTGCGCGCGATCGCCGCCGAGCACCCCGACCGTCCGCGCCTCCTGCTCGGCAGCGCCGACTGGCTCGTGCGGACGATCGTCGAGAACCGGGCGCAGCTCGAGGACCTCTACACGATCCCGTACGTCGACGTGGCGACGCTGGACCGCGTGACCGACAAGGTGCTGTTCGGCGAGCTGTGCGCCGAGCTGGGCATCGACCACCCGGCGACCGTCGTGCACGACGTGCAGGCGGGCGGGACGCCGGACACCTCCGCGCTGCGCTTCCCCGTCATCGCGAAGGCCGCCGACACCGCGGCCTACCACCTCGTCGACTTCCCCGGGAAGGCGAAGGTGTTCACGGTCGGCTCGCCCGAGGAGCTCGCGGACCTGCTCGGGCGGGTGCGGGAGTCGGGCTACCAGGGCCGGTTCGTCGTGCAGGACCTCATCCCCGGCGACGACTCCGGCATGCGGATCCTCACGTGCTACGTCGACCAGGACGGGAAGGTCCGCTTCTCGGCGTTCGGCCACGTGCTGCTCGAGGAGCACACGCCCGGCGCGCTGGGCAACCCCGCCGGGATCGTCACGGGGCACGACGCGCAGATCGCCGACCAGGCGCGGCGGCTCCTCGAGCACATCGGCTGGCGCGGGTACGCGAACTTCGACCTCAAGTACGACCCCCGCGACGGGCGCACGGTGTTCTTCGAGCTCAACCCGCGGCTCGGGCGGTCCAACTTCTACATCACCGCCGGCGGGCGCAACACGGCCGAGCTGTACGTGCGCGAGCACGTGCAGGGCCTCGACCCGCTCCCGGACGGCTCGGCGGACCACCTCACGGCGCCGCACCTGTACACGGTGCTGCCGATGGAGCTCCTGCTGCGCTACGTCACCGACCCCGCCGTGCGGGCGCAGGTGCGCGGGCTGCAGCGCTCCGGGCAGGTGACGAACCCGCTGTGGTACGCGGCGGAGAACCACCCGCGCCGCCTCGCCTACCTCGCGGCGGCCCAGGCCAACCAGGTGCGCAAGTACCGCCGGTACCACCCGTGGCCGGCGCGGGGGGCGGCCGCGTGA
- the gndA gene encoding NADP-dependent phosphogluconate dehydrogenase, whose protein sequence is MSVPASDLGTAHIGVTGLAVMGRNLARNFARHGYTVAVHNRTFARTQSLVAEHAADGTFVAAESMADFVAALERPRKVVIMVKAGPATDAVIDELVPLLEPGDIVVDAGNAHFPDTVRREAALRALGLHFVGTGVSGGEEGALNGPSIMPGGTRESYASLGPILEAISAKVDGEPCCTYVGPGGAGHFVKMVHNGIEYADMQLIAEAYDLLRHGLGASAGEIGEVFAAWNTGDLESFLIEITADVLQHVDAATGRPFVDVVADAAEQKGTGRWTVQNALDLGVPITGIAEATFARALSGSAPQRAAARGVLPADTVAWHVPEPGAFIEDVRLALYASKVVAYSQGFDQIAAASAQFGWDIDRGAMARIWRGGCIIRARFLDRITQAYARDPELPLLLADPYFSGAVGNGVAAWRRVVAAAATHGVPTPAFSSSLAYYDGVRAERLPANLIQAQRDFFGAHTYRRVDREGVFHTEWSGDRSETAE, encoded by the coding sequence ATGTCTGTCCCCGCGTCCGACCTGGGCACCGCGCACATCGGTGTGACCGGCCTGGCGGTGATGGGCCGCAACCTCGCGCGGAACTTCGCTCGCCACGGCTACACGGTCGCCGTGCACAACCGCACGTTCGCGCGCACGCAGTCCCTCGTCGCCGAGCACGCGGCGGACGGCACGTTCGTCGCCGCCGAGTCGATGGCCGACTTCGTCGCGGCGCTCGAGCGGCCGCGCAAGGTCGTGATCATGGTCAAGGCGGGTCCCGCCACGGACGCCGTCATCGACGAGCTCGTGCCGCTGCTCGAGCCCGGCGACATCGTGGTCGACGCCGGCAACGCGCACTTCCCCGACACCGTGCGCCGCGAGGCGGCGCTGCGCGCCCTCGGCCTGCACTTCGTCGGCACGGGCGTGTCGGGCGGCGAGGAAGGGGCGCTCAACGGCCCGTCGATCATGCCCGGCGGCACACGCGAGTCCTACGCGTCCCTCGGCCCGATCCTCGAGGCGATCTCCGCGAAGGTCGACGGCGAGCCGTGCTGCACCTACGTGGGTCCCGGCGGCGCAGGCCACTTCGTCAAGATGGTGCACAACGGCATCGAGTACGCCGACATGCAGCTCATCGCCGAGGCGTACGACCTCCTGCGCCACGGCCTGGGCGCGTCCGCGGGCGAGATCGGCGAGGTCTTCGCCGCGTGGAACACGGGCGACCTGGAGTCGTTCCTCATCGAGATCACGGCCGACGTGCTGCAGCACGTCGACGCCGCGACCGGCCGGCCGTTCGTCGACGTCGTCGCCGACGCCGCGGAGCAGAAGGGCACCGGCCGCTGGACGGTGCAGAACGCGCTCGACCTGGGCGTGCCGATCACGGGCATCGCCGAGGCCACGTTCGCGCGCGCCCTGTCGGGCTCCGCGCCGCAGCGTGCCGCCGCGCGGGGCGTCCTGCCCGCCGACACGGTCGCGTGGCACGTGCCCGAGCCCGGCGCGTTCATCGAGGACGTGCGCCTGGCGCTGTACGCGTCGAAGGTCGTCGCGTACTCGCAGGGCTTCGACCAGATCGCCGCGGCCTCCGCCCAGTTCGGCTGGGACATCGACCGCGGCGCGATGGCCCGCATCTGGCGCGGCGGCTGCATCATCCGCGCCCGGTTCCTCGACCGGATCACGCAGGCGTACGCGCGCGACCCCGAGCTGCCGCTGCTGCTCGCCGACCCCTACTTCTCGGGCGCGGTCGGCAACGGCGTCGCCGCGTGGCGGCGGGTCGTGGCCGCCGCGGCGACGCACGGCGTGCCCACGCCCGCGTTCTCGTCCTCGCTCGCCTACTACGACGGCGTGCGCGCCGAGCGGCTGCCGGCCAACCTGATCCAGGCGCAGCGCGACTTCTTCGGCGCCCACACCTACCGCCGCGTCGACCGCGAGGGCGTCTTCCACACCGAGTGGTCCGGCGACCGCTCCGAGACCGCCGAGTGA
- a CDS encoding DUF3000 domain-containing protein, protein MTPAGPDDVPAEFVRALRSLRGVPVRAEVVLDEVPGPARIAPYTAALTGEVRTARRSVAAEDLASGRFVVLYDPQGQEAWDGSFRLVTLVRAALEPEVGADPLLAEVAWTWFGDALASAGVDPHATGGTVTRVLSQSFGALERREEQTELEIRASWTAFDEDLAPHLTAWTTLLCTAAGLPPLPDGVVPLPRR, encoded by the coding sequence GTGACCCCCGCCGGACCCGACGACGTGCCAGCCGAGTTCGTGCGGGCGCTCCGCTCGCTGCGCGGCGTCCCGGTCCGCGCCGAGGTCGTCCTCGACGAGGTGCCCGGCCCGGCCCGCATCGCGCCCTACACCGCCGCGCTGACGGGTGAGGTCCGCACCGCCCGCCGGTCCGTGGCGGCCGAGGACCTGGCGTCGGGCCGGTTCGTGGTGCTGTACGACCCGCAGGGCCAGGAGGCCTGGGACGGGTCGTTCCGCCTCGTCACGCTCGTGCGGGCTGCGCTCGAGCCCGAGGTGGGCGCCGACCCGCTGCTCGCCGAGGTCGCCTGGACGTGGTTCGGCGACGCCCTGGCGTCCGCCGGCGTCGACCCGCACGCCACGGGCGGGACCGTCACGCGCGTCCTGTCGCAGAGCTTCGGCGCGCTCGAACGGCGCGAGGAGCAGACCGAGCTCGAGATCCGCGCGTCGTGGACGGCGTTCGACGAGGACCTCGCGCCGCACCTGACGGCGTGGACCACCCTGCTGTGCACCGCCGCGGGCCTCCCCCCGCTGCCCGACGGCGTCGTGCCGCTGCCCCGTCGCTGA
- a CDS encoding response regulator transcription factor → MTIEPLRRDVREMSARRAPGAAGVPTVRRPPQAAAPRAPMCVVVTQIGDGEGEALVRTLRRRGAARVVVLARRAGRAELRTLLAGGLRGGVAASTDLAAPARPAPPLPPAPLADLSARELSVLARVAEGRTNRLIGEELGLSALTVKSHLARISRKLGTGDRAELVAIAIRHRLID, encoded by the coding sequence GTGACCATCGAGCCCCTGCGACGCGACGTCCGCGAGATGTCGGCCCGCCGCGCGCCCGGCGCGGCCGGGGTCCCCACCGTCCGCCGGCCGCCGCAGGCCGCCGCACCGCGGGCCCCCATGTGCGTCGTCGTGACGCAGATCGGCGACGGCGAGGGCGAGGCGCTCGTGCGCACGCTGCGCCGCCGCGGCGCCGCGCGCGTCGTCGTCCTGGCCCGGCGCGCCGGGCGGGCCGAGCTGCGCACCCTGCTCGCCGGCGGCCTGCGCGGTGGCGTCGCCGCGAGCACCGACCTGGCCGCGCCCGCGCGGCCGGCGCCCCCGCTGCCGCCCGCGCCCCTGGCCGACCTGTCGGCGCGCGAGCTCAGCGTGCTGGCGCGCGTCGCCGAGGGCCGCACGAACCGGCTCATCGGCGAGGAGCTCGGCCTGTCCGCACTCACGGTCAAGAGCCACCTGGCCCGGATCTCCCGCAAGCTCGGCACCGGGGACCGCGCCGAGCTCGTCGCCATCGCGATCCGCCACCGGCTGATCGACTGA